From one Streptomyces mobaraensis genomic stretch:
- a CDS encoding helix-turn-helix domain-containing protein, which translates to MGGLLLDPAEALPDDVVLSWEGHEILAVRLPHLADSLDRILTDLERRHGAPLAQLDRKTKQSIVRNLESRGAFTLRHGVEKVAAALGVSRFTVYNYLNRAE; encoded by the coding sequence ATGGGCGGCCTCCTCCTCGACCCGGCCGAGGCCCTACCGGACGACGTGGTCCTCAGCTGGGAGGGCCACGAGATCCTCGCCGTCCGCCTCCCCCACCTCGCCGACTCCCTCGACCGCATCCTCACCGACCTCGAACGCCGCCACGGCGCCCCCCTGGCCCAACTCGACCGCAAGACCAAGCAGTCCATCGTCCGCAACCTGGAGTCCCGCGGCGCCTTCACCCTCCGCCACGGCGTGGAGAAGGTCGCGGCGGCGCTGGGGGTCAGCCGGTTCACCGTCTACAACTACTTGAACAGGGCGGAGTGA
- a CDS encoding transposase: protein MSSPALSTRPSAPDFRSPLALSLPAPAPTVLTGRLVPDDLWHLAKEAIPPTPKRPQGGGQRRVDDREVLAAIVFVAGSGCSWRRLPPVFGASWQTVHRRFTEWSAAGLWDLLCAAAEHRAAGARADWTLTVCRRIRARAAASSGSPGSLGALGSPSSSSSSSSTGSSSPSGSSSPSGSSGSSGSWVSSASVVPAVRPVDVPPSDALRRVPLVTVAAATAAAAR, encoded by the coding sequence GTGAGCTCACCCGCGTTATCCACCCGCCCGTCGGCGCCGGACTTCCGGAGCCCCCTCGCCCTCTCCCTGCCCGCGCCCGCGCCGACCGTCCTCACCGGACGCCTCGTCCCGGACGACCTCTGGCACCTGGCCAAGGAGGCGATACCGCCCACGCCGAAACGGCCACAGGGTGGCGGGCAGCGCCGGGTCGACGACCGCGAGGTGCTGGCCGCCATCGTGTTCGTGGCGGGATCCGGCTGCAGTTGGCGCCGGCTGCCCCCGGTCTTCGGCGCCTCCTGGCAGACCGTGCACCGCCGTTTCACCGAATGGAGCGCCGCGGGCCTCTGGGACCTGCTGTGCGCCGCCGCCGAACACCGCGCCGCCGGGGCGCGCGCCGACTGGACGCTCACCGTCTGCCGCCGCATCCGCGCCCGCGCCGCCGCGTCCTCCGGATCGCCGGGTTCGCTCGGCGCGCTCGGTTCGCCCAGCTCATCCAGCTCGTCCAGCTCCACAGGCTCGTCCAGCCCTTCCGGCTCGTCCAGCCCCTCCGGCTCTTCCGGTTCATCCGGCTCGTGGGTCTCGTCCGCCTCCGTCGTCCCGGCCGTCCGTCCCGTCGACGTGCCCCCATCGGACGCCCTCCGGCGCGTGCCACTCGTCACCGTCGCCGCTGCCACCGCTGCCGCCGCCCGCTGA